The following are encoded in a window of Nitrospirota bacterium genomic DNA:
- a CDS encoding glycosyltransferase family 9 protein, which translates to MVKILLIQLDRFGDNLFIVPLIKGIKQIHPDSHVTVLAREEVKDILMGYKEVDSVMIADWLNLPGGMSGLDETEIILYGYRYLKNVIEGLRDIRFDRIINLNFNKITTLITSLLKVPDTVGFTTGSNGERIVNGSWANYMGCVVQTREYNPFHIIDVFRNYEYGSPVEDMSGFQTGDSADEFAMKLFHEEGLSDGTPVIALQPGASIRRRIWPKERFSELAGLLINSGIKVIVLGTNPERDITQTIKNDNPGVVDLTGKTTFSQLAAILKRCKLLVSNDTGTVHLSSAAGTRVIGLYICHAYPIETGPYGRGHITISPVIDCYPCMWKDECSIDYKCRHNISSGDVFSVINHALNPDNSINCNNKNIEVNISMFDDDGFISYVPLVKRPLTFNDILMLAYKRLWKDVLGNRKVGSVPVSEIQWLKETFDITDKDITGLPDTFDKKSDDLISALRVLECFAERGLIKAEETLSNIFSNEESYINTIQEKMEDIEIIDLLIYEKGSGTEHIRPLTTFYRMQKASIHEENPIQIIRETMEIYRLLKLLSSGMIIILNEITSAVFQRIGLVNV; encoded by the coding sequence ATGGTAAAGATACTTTTGATTCAACTCGACAGATTTGGGGATAACCTGTTCATAGTCCCATTGATAAAGGGTATTAAGCAAATTCATCCGGATTCTCACGTCACAGTATTAGCACGTGAAGAAGTTAAGGATATATTAATGGGTTATAAAGAGGTTGATTCAGTTATGATTGCAGACTGGCTTAATCTTCCCGGCGGAATGAGCGGATTGGATGAGACTGAAATTATATTATACGGTTACAGGTATCTGAAAAATGTTATAGAGGGTCTGAGGGATATTAGATTTGATCGCATTATTAATCTTAATTTTAATAAGATAACAACACTTATAACGTCACTATTGAAAGTACCTGACACGGTCGGGTTTACAACAGGAAGCAATGGCGAACGGATAGTTAACGGGTCATGGGCAAATTACATGGGGTGTGTGGTTCAAACCAGAGAGTACAACCCTTTCCATATTATTGATGTTTTCAGAAATTACGAATATGGATCCCCTGTTGAAGACATGAGCGGGTTCCAGACAGGTGATTCAGCAGACGAGTTTGCTATGAAGCTATTCCATGAAGAAGGGTTGAGTGACGGGACACCGGTTATAGCCTTACAGCCGGGTGCAAGTATCAGGAGGCGTATCTGGCCCAAAGAGAGATTCTCAGAACTTGCCGGATTGCTCATAAATTCTGGAATAAAGGTTATTGTCCTTGGAACAAACCCTGAAAGGGATATTACTCAGACTATTAAAAATGATAATCCCGGCGTTGTTGACCTGACAGGAAAGACAACATTTTCACAGCTTGCCGCCATATTAAAACGTTGTAAATTACTTGTCAGCAATGACACAGGAACTGTACATTTATCAAGCGCAGCCGGCACAAGGGTTATAGGCTTATATATATGTCATGCATATCCCATTGAAACCGGGCCGTACGGCAGAGGGCATATAACAATATCACCTGTTATTGATTGTTATCCATGTATGTGGAAGGATGAATGTTCAATTGATTATAAATGCCGGCATAACATTTCTTCAGGGGATGTGTTTTCTGTTATTAACCATGCGTTGAATCCGGATAATTCAATAAATTGTAATAACAAAAACATTGAAGTAAATATCTCAATGTTTGATGATGACGGGTTCATATCGTATGTCCCGCTTGTTAAAAGGCCGCTTACATTCAATGATATTTTAATGCTTGCCTATAAGAGGCTATGGAAGGATGTGCTGGGCAACAGAAAAGTTGGAAGTGTTCCTGTATCTGAGATCCAATGGCTGAAAGAGACCTTTGATATAACAGATAAGGATATAACAGGTTTACCGGATACTTTTGATAAAAAATCTGATGATTTAATATCAGCGCTCAGGGTCTTAGAGTGTTTTGCAGAACGTGGATTAATAAAAGCTGAAGAAACCCTTTCCAATATATTTTCTAATGAAGAAAGTTATATAAACACCATTCAGGAAAAGATGGAAGATATTGAGATTATTGATTTATTAATTTATGAGAAAGGCTCAGGTACAGAACATATAAGACCTTTGACTACGTTTTACCGTATGCAGAAGGCAAGTATTCATGAAGAAAACCCAATACAGATAATAAGAGAAACAATGGAGATATACAGGCTGTTAAAATTATTATCATCCGGAATGATAATAATTTTGAATGAGATTACAAGTGCTGTATTTCAGAGAATCGGTTTAGTCAATGTATAA